Proteins co-encoded in one Oceanococcus atlanticus genomic window:
- a CDS encoding beta strand repeat-containing protein, translated as MNQIAYSRHFFVAFVMLFVAACSSNNGPITTGIPSGAPSSVQFQQNTLQAVASEDSSTQLNLIASFDDGTSKAVRNFDVTELADWSSSNNDIANVSNTAGTKGLVFGANSGNATITASFRGVSTDISFTVLDATLERIDINPASISLVKGTSRDITISARYSDGTTLDVTEDATLSVANTDIATVTRPDSASARVNAVEVGSTTLNASFGDFTDSATITVQGVALQSLTLSPSSPSIANGRTVDFALQANFADGSTQDVTEDADWLSDNPNVASVSSTAGSKGIATAQAVGTATIRASFSGTSQSTVMTVTDAVLDRLEIDPANPSIADGTKQQFAATAIYSDGSNEDVTSDVSWESSDETVAVISDLAANRGEATALDVGQTTITATLQNETPVTTVLTVTSATPTALAIEPLDSSVALNRTQQFSATATFTDNSTQDVTSSTTWDSDDQQIVSFSNLSGEEGLAQPQAEGSVTVTATYAGFTQTTQLTVNPNTTVSSIIVSASNSASFANGTTEQLIAVANYADGSTDDVTTLATWTSANDAIATVSNDAASKGLVTGQGVGQTDITATLEGVSGDLPITVTAAVLQSISVTPVNPSVPAQQSQQFTATGRYSDNTEQNITANVQWSSSNENVAIVSNQSGNKGLASGNVQGSATITATQGEFSGSSVLTVTDALLQSIQIQPANVNLADGIYVRYSATGLYSDGSNRDITDDVNWSSSDADWASISNIGANSGRALSKAPAGSVPGDSSTFSIQAVLDGEFASATMKVTVATLDSLTISNEGNSGPLDLPKGLQTPLAAVGTFSHTVPARDLSDQVSWTSDSAGIASVSQTGMLNARNLGTTSIRAKHTHPGNATETNDDITVTVSNEQIATLEISPLDSSVPNGNEVAYTATGTYTNGAVLDVTDSVNWTATPNMDGNATIGADGVATATALGNVTITATDPTSGESASTGLTVTDAILEQIDISSAGGVTSIAEGQTLAFTATGYYSDDPGRVNPVDVTDSVTWVSSAASVASISNVDPNEGEAEGLSSGVTQIAAGDDGIDSNAITLTVTDAVITSITITPNDDPTDQAQGTNRQFTAMASFSDGATDVDVTDQVTWSSSDPALADVSNATGFEGLVFVKTDASVGGIVTISAQADGITDTSDVQVTDGELVSIQISPANDSVAAGDDLQFTAMGNYSDGRPAEDITASVNWSSLDESIATIENGGMNAGLATGVADGVTSIRAADPGSDVEASTSLTVTP; from the coding sequence ATGAATCAGATTGCATACAGTCGTCACTTTTTTGTCGCGTTTGTGATGCTGTTCGTTGCTGCATGCAGCAGCAACAACGGCCCGATCACCACAGGCATTCCAAGCGGGGCACCCAGCAGTGTGCAGTTTCAGCAAAACACATTGCAGGCTGTCGCCTCCGAAGACAGCTCGACCCAACTCAATCTGATTGCCAGTTTTGACGACGGCACCAGCAAGGCCGTTCGCAATTTTGACGTGACCGAACTGGCTGACTGGTCTTCATCCAACAACGATATTGCCAACGTCAGCAATACGGCGGGCACGAAAGGCTTGGTATTTGGCGCCAATTCCGGCAATGCCACCATCACCGCAAGCTTTCGGGGCGTTTCCACCGACATCAGCTTTACGGTGCTCGATGCCACACTGGAACGCATCGATATCAACCCTGCGTCCATCAGTCTGGTCAAGGGCACCAGCCGTGATATCACGATCAGCGCCCGCTACAGTGACGGCACCACGCTGGATGTCACCGAAGATGCAACGCTGAGCGTTGCAAACACCGACATTGCAACCGTCACCCGGCCCGACAGTGCCAGCGCACGTGTCAATGCAGTAGAAGTTGGCTCAACCACCTTGAACGCCAGTTTCGGGGACTTCACTGACAGCGCGACCATCACGGTTCAGGGCGTTGCTTTGCAAAGCCTGACCTTAAGTCCGTCGTCACCGTCGATAGCCAACGGCCGCACCGTTGATTTCGCTCTTCAAGCCAACTTCGCCGATGGCTCCACGCAAGATGTCACCGAAGATGCAGACTGGTTGAGCGACAACCCCAATGTGGCCAGTGTCAGTTCAACGGCCGGCAGCAAAGGCATCGCCACCGCCCAGGCCGTCGGTACAGCCACGATCCGAGCCAGCTTCAGTGGCACCTCACAGTCCACCGTAATGACCGTGACTGACGCGGTGCTGGATCGCCTTGAAATTGATCCGGCGAATCCGAGCATTGCTGACGGCACCAAGCAGCAGTTCGCCGCCACGGCCATTTATTCTGATGGCAGCAATGAAGATGTGACCTCCGATGTCAGCTGGGAAAGCTCCGACGAAACCGTGGCAGTTATCAGCGATTTGGCGGCCAACCGCGGCGAAGCCACTGCGCTGGACGTGGGACAAACCACGATCACGGCAACCCTGCAGAACGAAACGCCGGTCACGACCGTACTGACCGTGACCAGCGCAACACCGACCGCGCTGGCAATCGAACCGCTGGACAGCTCGGTTGCACTCAATCGCACCCAGCAATTCAGCGCTACGGCCACCTTCACTGACAACAGCACCCAGGACGTCACCAGCAGCACCACCTGGGATAGCGATGATCAGCAGATCGTCAGCTTCAGCAACCTGAGCGGCGAAGAAGGTCTGGCGCAACCACAGGCTGAAGGCAGCGTCACCGTGACCGCCACCTATGCCGGTTTCACGCAGACGACCCAGCTTACGGTCAACCCCAACACCACCGTCAGCAGCATCATTGTCAGCGCGAGCAACAGTGCGTCCTTTGCCAACGGGACCACCGAGCAGCTTATCGCTGTTGCCAACTATGCCGACGGCTCTACCGATGACGTCACCACATTGGCAACCTGGACCTCGGCCAACGATGCGATTGCCACAGTGAGCAACGACGCAGCCTCCAAAGGCTTGGTCACCGGCCAAGGCGTGGGTCAAACTGACATCACAGCAACCCTTGAAGGCGTGAGCGGCGACCTGCCCATTACCGTGACGGCTGCGGTGCTGCAAAGCATCAGCGTGACGCCGGTGAACCCGAGCGTCCCTGCTCAGCAATCCCAGCAATTCACCGCAACCGGCCGCTACAGCGACAACACCGAGCAGAACATCACCGCCAATGTGCAGTGGTCGTCCTCGAACGAAAACGTCGCCATTGTGAGCAACCAAAGCGGTAATAAAGGTCTGGCCAGCGGCAATGTCCAGGGCAGCGCGACCATTACTGCCACGCAGGGCGAGTTCTCGGGCAGCAGTGTGCTCACGGTCACCGATGCCCTGCTGCAGAGCATTCAGATTCAGCCTGCCAACGTCAACCTCGCAGACGGTATCTATGTGCGTTACAGCGCAACCGGGCTCTACTCCGATGGCAGCAACCGTGATATCACGGACGACGTCAACTGGTCGTCGTCCGATGCGGACTGGGCAAGCATCAGCAACATCGGAGCCAACTCCGGGCGCGCGCTGAGCAAAGCGCCGGCGGGCAGCGTGCCTGGCGATAGCTCCACGTTTTCAATACAGGCGGTACTGGACGGAGAGTTTGCCTCGGCAACGATGAAGGTCACGGTTGCAACCCTGGACTCGCTGACCATTAGCAACGAAGGCAACAGCGGTCCGCTGGATTTGCCGAAAGGTCTGCAAACCCCGTTGGCTGCCGTGGGCACATTCAGCCATACCGTGCCAGCACGTGACTTGTCTGATCAGGTGTCCTGGACCTCAGATAGCGCGGGTATCGCATCGGTCAGCCAGACCGGCATGCTGAATGCACGCAATCTGGGCACCACCAGCATTCGTGCCAAGCACACGCATCCTGGCAATGCCACCGAAACCAACGATGACATCACTGTCACGGTCAGCAATGAGCAGATAGCCACGCTGGAAATTTCGCCGCTGGACAGCTCCGTGCCCAACGGTAACGAAGTGGCCTACACCGCCACAGGGACCTACACCAACGGTGCCGTGCTCGACGTGACTGACAGCGTTAACTGGACCGCTACCCCTAACATGGATGGTAACGCCACGATCGGCGCCGACGGCGTAGCCACGGCCACCGCTCTTGGTAATGTCACGATTACCGCAACCGACCCGACCAGCGGGGAGTCTGCGTCCACCGGCTTGACCGTGACTGATGCCATTCTGGAGCAGATCGATATTAGTTCTGCAGGTGGTGTGACCAGCATTGCTGAAGGGCAAACACTGGCGTTCACTGCAACCGGTTACTACTCCGACGATCCTGGCCGAGTCAACCCGGTTGATGTCACCGACTCGGTGACCTGGGTCTCCTCGGCAGCCTCTGTAGCCAGTATCAGCAATGTGGATCCGAACGAAGGTGAAGCCGAAGGGCTGAGTTCAGGCGTGACCCAGATCGCCGCCGGTGACGATGGTATCGACAGCAACGCAATCACCTTGACGGTGACCGACGCTGTCATCACCAGCATCACCATCACGCCCAACGATGACCCGACCGATCAGGCACAGGGCACGAACCGCCAGTTCACCGCAATGGCCTCGTTCAGCGATGGCGCGACCGATGTTGACGTGACCGATCAGGTGACCTGGAGTTCTTCCGATCCGGCACTTGCGGACGTCAGTAATGCGACTGGCTTTGAAGGCCTCGTGTTCGTCAAGACGGATGCCTCGGTTGGCGGTATTGTTACCATCTCCGCGCAGGCTGACGGCATCACTGACACATCCGATGTACAGGTCACCGATGGCGAACTGGTCTCAATCCAGATCAGTCCCGCCAACGACAGCGTTGCCGCAGGCGACGACCTGCAATTCACCGCCATGGGGAATTACTCCGATGGACGCCCGGCAGAAGACATCACCGCGTCGGTGAACTGGTCGTCCCTGGAT
- a CDS encoding L-serine ammonia-lyase: MSAHYSISVFEMLKIGIGPSSSHTLGPWRAIQRFVQELPGDSEIQRLRVELFGSLGLTGKGHGTDMAVQLALLGQDPESIDTNRIGALLETLKPHGEIHLPHARVCRFTPQQDIIFRADSALPGHANALRCHAELALGEVFTRTYYSVGGGFVVADDDTHTSASGPSLPYPCSRATDLLEHCRSNALSIADMVRANERAWRDDAAIDAQLAQLWQVMLSAMHQGCYRQGELPGGLHVVRRAAAMNQQLLGEADSRAAANSPQQWLQSLRRAHQDFGTTLRGLSMFALAVNEENASFGRIVTAPTNGAAGVIPAVLMHLLCSQAAADDTRLIENFLLVAGEIGTHFKKGATISAAAGGCQAEIGVSSAMAAAALTEAMGGSVAQALVAAEIAMEHHLGMTCDPVAGLVQIPCIERNAMGAIKAVNAAHLALARAPDEARVSLDEVIRTLADTARDMHSKYKETSQGGLAVNIAVNHTEC, translated from the coding sequence ATGAGCGCGCACTACAGCATCAGCGTGTTCGAGATGCTCAAGATCGGCATCGGCCCGTCCAGTTCCCACACGCTGGGGCCATGGCGTGCCATACAGCGCTTTGTGCAGGAGCTGCCCGGCGATAGCGAAATACAGCGCCTACGCGTCGAACTGTTTGGCTCGCTGGGCTTGACTGGAAAAGGTCATGGCACCGACATGGCCGTGCAACTGGCCTTGCTCGGCCAGGACCCTGAAAGCATCGACACCAACCGCATTGGCGCCTTGCTGGAAACTCTCAAGCCCCACGGCGAGATTCATCTGCCGCACGCTCGTGTATGCCGCTTCACCCCGCAGCAGGACATCATATTTCGCGCCGACAGCGCCCTGCCCGGCCATGCCAATGCCTTGCGCTGTCACGCTGAGCTGGCTTTGGGCGAGGTGTTCACCCGTACGTATTATTCGGTGGGCGGCGGCTTCGTGGTGGCCGACGACGACACCCACACCAGCGCCAGTGGACCATCATTACCTTACCCTTGCAGCCGTGCGACTGATCTGCTCGAACACTGTCGCAGCAACGCGCTCAGCATCGCCGACATGGTTCGCGCCAATGAACGCGCTTGGCGCGACGATGCCGCCATTGATGCCCAGCTCGCACAGCTGTGGCAGGTCATGCTCAGCGCCATGCATCAGGGCTGTTATCGCCAAGGCGAACTGCCCGGCGGACTGCATGTGGTCCGTCGCGCGGCGGCGATGAATCAGCAGCTGCTGGGTGAGGCCGACAGCCGCGCAGCCGCGAACAGTCCGCAGCAATGGCTCCAGAGCTTGCGGCGCGCGCACCAGGATTTCGGCACGACCCTGCGCGGCCTCAGCATGTTCGCACTGGCCGTGAACGAGGAGAACGCTAGCTTCGGACGCATCGTAACCGCACCGACCAATGGCGCGGCCGGCGTCATACCGGCCGTGTTGATGCATTTGCTGTGCAGCCAGGCGGCCGCGGACGATACCCGTCTGATCGAAAACTTTCTGCTCGTCGCCGGGGAAATCGGCACTCATTTCAAGAAGGGGGCGACCATCTCAGCCGCCGCGGGTGGATGCCAGGCCGAAATCGGGGTGTCTTCGGCGATGGCCGCTGCGGCACTCACCGAGGCCATGGGTGGCAGTGTGGCACAAGCCCTGGTTGCGGCCGAAATTGCCATGGAGCATCACCTCGGCATGACCTGCGACCCGGTCGCCGGCCTGGTTCAGATCCCGTGTATAGAACGCAACGCCATGGGTGCAATCAAAGCCGTGAACGCGGCCCATCTGGCCCTGGCGCGCGCACCGGATGAGGCCCGTGTCTCGCTGGACGAGGTGATACGCACCCTGGCCGACACCGCGCGCGACATGCACAGCAAATACAAGGAAACCTCACAGGGCGGACTGGCGGTCAATATTGCGGTCAACCACACCGAGTGTTGA
- a CDS encoding TetR/AcrR family transcriptional regulator — protein sequence MYRTLDNNNMANNLSARKRQKRELSIPAPGRKGNIKVTREGWIECAKVVLIEEGIGAVKVDRLAKRLNVTRGGFYYHFKNHHGLLEALLDSWREQNLFTPREMQVDSVDHAAQTLDAICGNLIHELGFDPQFDMAIREWARVSKPVAEVVHQVDDERIASLEQVFSGLGYPCTEARVRARVFYTHQIGYYTIGVEEPTAIREQNLQSYLNVLGGTAYRKAYRG from the coding sequence GTGTATCGAACACTCGACAACAACAACATGGCCAACAACCTCAGCGCGCGCAAACGCCAGAAGCGTGAATTGTCGATTCCCGCGCCAGGCCGCAAAGGCAATATCAAGGTTACACGCGAAGGCTGGATCGAATGCGCCAAGGTGGTGCTGATCGAAGAAGGCATCGGCGCGGTCAAGGTCGACCGACTGGCCAAGCGCCTCAACGTAACCCGCGGCGGATTCTACTACCATTTCAAGAACCACCACGGTCTGCTTGAGGCCCTGCTCGACAGCTGGCGCGAACAGAATCTGTTCACTCCGCGAGAAATGCAGGTCGACTCGGTTGATCATGCGGCTCAGACCCTGGACGCAATCTGCGGCAATCTGATTCACGAACTCGGCTTTGATCCGCAATTTGACATGGCCATCCGCGAATGGGCTCGTGTATCCAAGCCGGTTGCAGAAGTCGTGCATCAGGTTGATGACGAACGCATCGCCTCGCTGGAGCAGGTCTTTTCCGGGCTGGGCTATCCGTGCACCGAAGCGCGGGTGCGAGCGCGCGTGTTCTACACCCACCAGATCGGCTACTACACGATCGGGGTGGAAGAACCGACCGCAATTCGCGAGCAGAATTTGCAGAGCTATCTCAATGTGCTGGGCGGCACGGCCTACCGCAAGGCTTACCGCGGCTGA